One part of the Drosophila teissieri strain GT53w chromosome 3R, Prin_Dtei_1.1, whole genome shotgun sequence genome encodes these proteins:
- the LOC122619582 gene encoding oxysterol-binding protein 1, translating into MTDAAGNALADKGQPEMKGWLLKWTNYIKGYQRRWFVLSNGVLSYYRNQSEINHTCRGTISLHGALIHTVDSCTFVISNGGTQTFHIKAGNEVERQSWVTALELAKAKAIRAIECEEEEETESAHVVPSQEISSVVRDLTDRLENMRTCYDLITKHGAALQRALNDLETNEEESLASRTKIVNERATLFRITSNAMINASNDYLHTAEAQGHKWSKMLHHEREQRQRLEEIIEQMAKQQSQMEQAAVLVRQNKPVPSSSGAGTAGSLVTSDEEMEFFDAEEHGYSGSGRSPESPDRERGTFILKMNKRRSSSEDQVEGHLEGSSSESDEQKRTVQTVQQVCLVSAPRVASGGQGDDDDVDKALPAKQSTDSIYGRNWNPDLIKKRRDRVPDKPNHPISLWGIMKNCIGKDLSKIPMPINFNEPLSMLQRLVEDYEYTEILDYAATCQDECEQLAYIAAFTVSAYATTTNRTGKPFNPLLGETYECDRMDDYGWRCLAEQVSHHPPVAALHCESKNWTCWQEFSMTSKFRGKYVQINPLGGVYVQFPNSGRRYAWRKVTTTVNNIIVGKLWVDQHGEMEIRGSQAAEGHKCVLNFIPYSYFSRDVQRSVKGVVMNKDNEVKWVLRGTWDMKIEIAPVLSTSGSASSPTYTTGEFKLAWRRRPAPPDSDKFYHFTTLACQLNEEEEGVAPTDSRLRPDQRLMEQGDWDESNKEKLRLEDKQRTERRRRENEAEEAAAEGRPYPAYEPMWFKREKEEGSEEYVHVFKNTYWEAKAAQNFEGCPNIY; encoded by the exons ATGACGGACGCCGCTGGCAATGCGCTGGCCGACAAGGGCCAGCCGGAGATGAAGGGCTGGCTGCTAAAGTGGACCAACTACATCAAGGGGTACCAGCGGCGTTGGTTTGTGCTCTCAAACGGCGTGCTGAGCTACTACCGCAACCAGTCGGAGATTAACCACACGTGCCGGGGCACCATATCGCTGCACGGAGCCCTTATCCACACGGTTGATTCGTGCACGTTCGTAATCTCGAACGGCGGCACCCAGACGTTCCACATCAAGGCCGGCAACGAGGTGGAGCGCCAGTCGTGGGTCACCGCCCTTGAGCTGGCCAAGGCCAAGGCAATCCGGGCCATCGAATgcgaggaggaagaggagacGGAATCGGCGCATGTGGTGCCCAGCCAGGAGATCAGCTCGGTGGTCCGGGATCTCACCGACCGGCTGGAGAACATGCGCACCTGCTACGACCTGATCACCAAGCACGGCGCTGCCCTACAACGCGCCCTCAACGATCTGGAGACGAACGAGGAAGAGTCGCTGGCCAGCCGCACGAAGATCGTCAACGAGAGGGCCACCCTCTTTCGGATAACCTCCAATGCGATGATTAACGCCAGCAACGACTACCTGCACACGGCAGAGGCCCAAGGCCACAAGTGGTCCAAGATGCTACACCACGAGCGCGAGCAGCGTCAGCGGCTGGAGGAGATAATCGAGCAGATGGCAAAGCAGCAGTCGCAGATGGAGCAGGCCGCCGTACTGGTGCGCCAGAACAAGCCGGTGCCATCCAGCTCGGGCGCCGGTACTGCCGGCTCATTGGTGACCTCAGACGAGGAGATGGAGTTCTTCGACGCCGAAGAGCACGGCTATTCAGGCAGTGGTCGCTCCCCTGAGTCTCCGGATCGAGAGCGGGGTACGTTTATCTTAAAGATGAACAAGCGCCGCAGTAGTAGCGAGGACCAGGTGGAGGGTCATTTGGAGGGCAGTTCCTCGGAGAGTGACGAGCAAAAGCGCACCGTGCAAACGGTGCAGCAGGTCTGCTTGGTGAGTGCGCCGCGAGTAGCATCCGGAGGTCAGGGCGACGATGACGACGTGGACAAGGCTTTGCCGGCCAAGCAAAGCACCGACTCTATCTACGGACGCAACTGGAATCCGGATCTGATCAAGAAGCGACGCGACCGTGTACCAGATAAACCGAACCACCCCATCAGCCTGTGGGGCATTATGAAGAATTGCATTGGCAAGGATCTGTCCAAAATTCCAATGCCCATCAACTTCAACGAGCCGCTGTCCATGCTGCAGCGCCTGGTGGAGGACTACGAGTACACGGAGATACTCGACTATGCGGCCACCTGTCAGGACGAGTGCGAACAACTGGCCTACATAGCCGCCTTCACCGTGTCCGCCTATGccacgaccacaaaccgcacgGGCAAACCCTTCAATCCGTTGCTGGGAGAGACTTACGAGTGTGACCGGATGGATGACTACGGTTGGCGGTGCCTGGCCGAGCAGGTGTCTCACCATCCACCGGTGGCGGCACTCCATTGTGAGAGCAAGAACTGGACGTGCTGGCAGGAGTTCTCCATGACCAGCAAGTTCCGCGGCAAGTACGTTCAA ATCAATCCCTTGGGCGGCGTCTATGTGCAATTTCCGAACAGCGGCAGGCGCTATGCGTGGCGCAAGGTGACCACAACGGTGAACAACATCATTGTGGGCAAACTCTGGGTGGACCAGCATGGCGAAATGGAAATCCGTGGATCGCAGGCGGCAGAGGGGCACAAATGCGTCCTGAACTTTATACCCTACTCGTACTTCAGTCGCGATGTGCAGCGGAGCGTGAAAGGCGTGGTGATGAACAAAGACAACGAGGTAAAGTGGGTGCTGCGCGGTACGTGGGACATGAAGATCGAGATTGCCCCAGTGCTCAGTACATCGGGATCGGCGAGCAGTCCAACCTATACCACCGGCGAGTTTAAGCTGGCCTGGCGCCgtcgtcctgctcctcctgatTCGGACAAGTTTTACCACTTCACCACACTAGCCTGCCAGCTCAACGAAGAGGAGGAGGGCGTGGCGCCGACAGACTCACGCCTGCGTCCCGACCAAAGGCTGATGGAGCAGGGAGACTGGGATGAGTCGAACAAGGAGAAATTGCGCCTGGAGGACAAGCAGCGCACAGAACGACGCCGGCGGGAAAACGAGGCGGAGGAGGCAGCCGCAGAGGGTAGGCCGTATCCAGCCTATGAGCCCATGTGGTTCAAGCGCGAAAAGGAGGAGGGAAGCGAGGAATATGTGCACGTTTTCAAGAACACGTACTGGGAGGCCAAGGCGGCTCAGAACTTCGAGGGCTGTCCGAATATATACTAA
- the LOC122619583 gene encoding oligopeptidase A, with the protein MLNLLRRRPAPVPLIRAAFSAPLHTTENRPGYIVLVPEIGEEGPLGEGVLKPDGLPAFSDITIEMCLGAIGQQASAVENSVKALESDLHSGKQLNAASIFQELDTVTGPLETTWGVAKALYLGNSTLIPTKSYMNIHERARNARAAKFCNQTVYKALKDASSESGPDEQRMRQKFLLEGKLNGLTLDKDKQDGLKELLTHLGRERASFKNKVNMAVHSFGQVITDFNLVRDFPPSLLEATARDPGQPLTGPWKITLQPQVVDGFLKHCPERLQRWNVWRASVLKASSQQEKSLENSTHLEKIRGLRKRQANLLGYESFADMSMQTKMVGSVDNLKQIFAKLLKFAGPAQSVELDQLQSFAQDSGCEYKLEAYDVAYWRRKQLVAEHGLQEQKLREFFPLPRVLSGMFALSEKLFGIQIVEQPNAEVWHPAVKFYDVFDADSVNSSTPVGGFYVDCYSKEHKFGRNNGWMVGIRNSNKSAGLTPLCALIFNFSEPQSPDAKPPLLGYDDLQMLFKTFGSGLQHLLTQAGYSDLAGLSNIEWDASQVSGHVMSNFLDDPTVIRSLSGHFSSGEPLEAELSQKMRLLKTQLAGYNLCQDLYLADLDVELHRSNAFWLEVVRKLWPVYQCMPLDKKDAHPCSLTDIFAGDWAAAQFSHLYSRLIAADISSSFAEQRSGENYAVVGRRYKQTFLSSGGSVPTAEVFRRFQGRDPSGEALLKSLDIFAPSQTTDNN; encoded by the exons ATGCTCAACCTCCTGCGACGACGCCCGGCGCCAGTGCCCCTCATCCGGGCCGCGTTTAGCGCCCCGCTGCACACAACGGAAAACCGGCCGGGTTACATAGTGCT GGTACCAGAGATCGGCGAGGAGGGACCGCTGGGCGAGGGCGTGCTCAAGCCGGACGGATTGCCCGCCTTCAGTGACATCACCATCGAGATGTGCCTCGGCGCCATTGGCCAGCAGGCGTCGGCGGTGGAGAACTCGGTGAAGGCGCTGGAGAGCGATCTGCATAGTGGCAAGCAGCTAAATGCCGCCAGCATCTTTCAGGAGCTGGACACCGTGACGGGTCCACTGGAGACGACGTGGGGAGTGGCCAAAGCTTTGTACCTGGGCAACTCCACCCTGATTCCCACCAAATCCTACATGAACATCCATGAACGGGCGCGAAATGCACGGGCCGCGAAGTTCTGCAACCAGACGGTGTATAAGGCGCTCAAGGATGCGTCATCCGAATCCGGTCCGGATGAGCAGAGGATGCGACAGAAGTTCCTGCTCGAGGGCAAGCTGAACGGGCTCACGCTAGACAAAGATAAGCAGGATGGACTGAAGGAGCTGCTTACCCATTTGGGTCGAGAGAGGGCCAGCTTTAAGAACAAGGTGAACATGGCGGTGCACTCGTTTGGACAGGTTATTACGGACTTCAATCTTGTAAGGGATTTTCCGCCTTCCCTTCTTGAGGCAACAGCCCGCGATCCTGGACAGCCTCTGACGGGTCCCTGGAAGATAACCCTTCAGCCTCAAGTGGTCGATGGTTTTCTAAAACACTGCCCAGAGCGACTGCAGCGTTGGAACGTCTGGAGGGCCAGTGTGCTGAAGGCATCCTCGCAGCAGGAAAAATCCCTGGAGAACAGCACACACCTCGAAAAAATTCGCGGATTGCGCAAGCGACAGGCGAATCTGTTGGGCTACGAAAGCTTTGCTGACATGTCCATGCAGACCAAGATGGTGGGCAGTGTTGATAACCTCAAGCAGATCTTTGCCAAGCTACTAAAGTTTGCCGGCCCTGCTCAAAGTGTGGAGCTGGACCAACTGCAGAGCTTCGCTCAGGACAGCGGCTGTGAATACAAGCTAGAAGCCTACGACGTTGCCTACTGGCGCCGCAAACAACTGGTGGCGGAGCACGGTCTCCAAGAGCAGAAGCTCCGCGAGTTTTTCCCACTGCCCCGCGTCTTGTCCGGAATGTTTGCGCTGAGCGAAAAGCTCTTCGGCATCCAAATAGTTGAGCAGCCCAATGCAGAGGTGTGGCATCCGGCAGTTAAATTCTATGATGTGTTCGATGCTGATTCCGTCAATAGCTCCACCCCGGTGGGTGGTTTCTATGTAGACTGCTACTCCAAGGAGCACAAGTTCGGCAGGAACAACGGTTGGATGGTGGGCATAAGGAACAGCAACAAATCTGCCGGTCTTACGCCTCTCTGCGCACTGATCTTCAACTTTTCGGAGCCACAAAGTCCGGATGCCAAGCCACCACTCCTTGGATACGATGATCTGCAGATGCTGTTTAAGACTTTCGGAAGCGGACTCCAGCACCTGCTCACCCAGGCGGGCTACAGCGATTTGGCGGGACTGTCTAACATTGAATGGGATGCCTCGCAAGTGTCCGGTCATGTGATGAGCAACTTCCTCGACGATCCCACAGTGATTCGTAGCCTTTCCGGGCATTTCAGCAGCGGTGAGCCATTGGAGGCTGAGCTCTCCCAGAAAATGCGACTGCTGAAGACCCAGTTGGCTGGCTATAATCTGTGCCAGGACCTCTACCTGGCAGATCTCGACGTGGAGCTGCACCGCTCGAATGCCTTTTGGCTGGAGGTGGTTCGCAAGCTGTGGCCGGTTTACCAATGCATGCCGCTGGACAAGAAGGACGCTCACCCGTGCTCCCTGACCGACATATTTGCCGGAGATTGGGCGGCCGCCCAGTTCAGTCACTTGTATTCCCGCCTAATAGCCGCCGATATTTCGAGCAGCTTTGCAGAGCAGCGAAGCGGGGAGAACTACGCGGTCGTTGGCCGGCGCTACAAGCAGACCTTCCTCAGCTCCGGCGGATCTGTGCCCACGGCGGAAGTGTTCCGTCGCTTCCAGGGTCGCGACCCGTCGGGCGAGGCACTCCTGAAGTCCCTGGACATATTCGCACCCTCCCAGACCACAGATAACAACTGA